In Nymphaea colorata isolate Beijing-Zhang1983 chromosome 3, ASM883128v2, whole genome shotgun sequence, a genomic segment contains:
- the LOC116250394 gene encoding uncharacterized protein LOC116250394 isoform X2, whose protein sequence is MDSKYSKVCCTPGVPFESMDFLSRNSVIQVFRSLAAANSHDPRKQVAFEENIIKKYATQLRVSQQDKDRTVIVDDNTSVPLWQTDDLKSWIWLQQTIHPELNLDRCFRKKWTLAKFFGGQSIWLWLKEIKRKRKEETRLRKAEVHAAISVAGVAAVLAAVAAENVRKKSNRGQHQQKRQGKDDEEEANNARDAVLASAAALVAAQCVEVAQTMGAKKDQLGSAIGSALTAKDVGDVITLTAAAATSLRGAATLRARTATRTRGARSADEIVQLLQYNTRSGIDSEARPQDTICFDFLKGTSVLACETQLNVVTRNGDTESSEDHQAQSVHRGQRKDHT, encoded by the exons ATGGATTCCAAGTACTCCAAAGTATGTTGTACACCAGGCGTCCCGTTCGAGTCGATGGATTTTCTCTCACGAAATTCGGTAATTCAAGTCTTCCGTTCGCTGGCAGCTGCAAATTCTCATGATCCTCGAAAACAAGTGGCCTTTGAAGAAAACATTATTAAGAAGTACGCCACTCAGTTGAGAGTTTCACAGCAA GACAAAGATAGGACGGTAATCGTAGATGACAATACTTCCGTACCTTTATGGCAAACGGACGACCTGAAG TCATGGATATGGCTGCAACAGACAATTCACCCAGAGTTAAACCTTGATCGATGCTTCAGGAAGAAATGG ACACTAGCAAAATTTTTTGGAGGACAGTCCATATGGCTGTGGttgaaagagataaagagaaagaggaaggaagaaaccAGACTCCGAAAAGCAGAGGTGCATGCAGCTATATCAGTTGCAGGTGTGGCGGCAGTACTTGCAGCAGTTGCGGCAGAAAACGTCCGAAAGAAGAGTAACCGTGGCCAGCATCAACAGAAACGGCAGGGCAAAGATGATGAGGAAGAGGCCAACAATGCCAGAGATGCAGTTCTGGCTTCTGCTGCTGCCCTTGTCGCAGCTCAGTGCGTGGAAGTGGCTCAGACCATGGGTGCCAAGAAAGACCAACTGGGATCAGCAATAGGATCTGCATTAACAGCTAAAGATGTTGGCGACGTCATTACTCTCACTGCAGCAGCTGCTACAT CCTTGAGAGGAGCAGCAACACTGAGGGCAAGAACGGCGACCAGAACACGTGGCGCGAGAAGTGCAGATGAGATTGTGCAGCTTCTTCAATACAACACTCGATCAGGAATCGACAGCGAGGCAAGGCCACAAGATACCATATGTTTTGACTTCCTCAAGGGTACGAGCGTTCTTGCATGTGAGACCCAGCTCAATGTCGTGACAAGAAATG GTGATACTGAGAGTTCGGAAGACCACCAAGCTCAATCCGTTCACAGAGGCCAGAGAAA GGATCATACTTGA
- the LOC116250394 gene encoding uncharacterized protein LOC116250394 isoform X1: MDSKYSKVCCTPGVPFESMDFLSRNSVIQVFRSLAAANSHDPRKQVAFEENIIKKYATQLRVSQQQDKDRTVIVDDNTSVPLWQTDDLKSWIWLQQTIHPELNLDRCFRKKWTLAKFFGGQSIWLWLKEIKRKRKEETRLRKAEVHAAISVAGVAAVLAAVAAENVRKKSNRGQHQQKRQGKDDEEEANNARDAVLASAAALVAAQCVEVAQTMGAKKDQLGSAIGSALTAKDVGDVITLTAAAATSLRGAATLRARTATRTRGARSADEIVQLLQYNTRSGIDSEARPQDTICFDFLKGTSVLACETQLNVVTRNGDTESSEDHQAQSVHRGQRKDHT; the protein is encoded by the exons ATGGATTCCAAGTACTCCAAAGTATGTTGTACACCAGGCGTCCCGTTCGAGTCGATGGATTTTCTCTCACGAAATTCGGTAATTCAAGTCTTCCGTTCGCTGGCAGCTGCAAATTCTCATGATCCTCGAAAACAAGTGGCCTTTGAAGAAAACATTATTAAGAAGTACGCCACTCAGTTGAGAGTTTCACAGCAA CAGGACAAAGATAGGACGGTAATCGTAGATGACAATACTTCCGTACCTTTATGGCAAACGGACGACCTGAAG TCATGGATATGGCTGCAACAGACAATTCACCCAGAGTTAAACCTTGATCGATGCTTCAGGAAGAAATGG ACACTAGCAAAATTTTTTGGAGGACAGTCCATATGGCTGTGGttgaaagagataaagagaaagaggaaggaagaaaccAGACTCCGAAAAGCAGAGGTGCATGCAGCTATATCAGTTGCAGGTGTGGCGGCAGTACTTGCAGCAGTTGCGGCAGAAAACGTCCGAAAGAAGAGTAACCGTGGCCAGCATCAACAGAAACGGCAGGGCAAAGATGATGAGGAAGAGGCCAACAATGCCAGAGATGCAGTTCTGGCTTCTGCTGCTGCCCTTGTCGCAGCTCAGTGCGTGGAAGTGGCTCAGACCATGGGTGCCAAGAAAGACCAACTGGGATCAGCAATAGGATCTGCATTAACAGCTAAAGATGTTGGCGACGTCATTACTCTCACTGCAGCAGCTGCTACAT CCTTGAGAGGAGCAGCAACACTGAGGGCAAGAACGGCGACCAGAACACGTGGCGCGAGAAGTGCAGATGAGATTGTGCAGCTTCTTCAATACAACACTCGATCAGGAATCGACAGCGAGGCAAGGCCACAAGATACCATATGTTTTGACTTCCTCAAGGGTACGAGCGTTCTTGCATGTGAGACCCAGCTCAATGTCGTGACAAGAAATG GTGATACTGAGAGTTCGGAAGACCACCAAGCTCAATCCGTTCACAGAGGCCAGAGAAA GGATCATACTTGA